From the genome of Bubalus kerabau isolate K-KA32 ecotype Philippines breed swamp buffalo chromosome 13, PCC_UOA_SB_1v2, whole genome shotgun sequence:
tggtggagagattcgacagaatgtggtccactggagaagggaatggcaaaccacttcagtattcttgccttgagaatcccatgaacagtatgaaaaggcagaatgataggatactgaaagaaaaactccccaggtcagtaggtgcccaatatgctactggagatcagtggagaaataactccagaaagaatgaagggatggagccaaagcaaaaacaatacccagctgtggatgtgactggtgatagacgcaaggtccgatgctgtaaagagcaatattgcataagaacctggaatgtcaggtccatgaatcaaggcaaattggaagtgggcaaacaagagatggcaagagtgaatgtcgacattctaggaatcagcgaactgaaatggactggaatgggtgaatttaactcagatgaccattatatctactactgcaggcaggaatcccttagaagaaatggagtggccatcatggtcaacaaaagagtccgaaatgcagtacttggatgcaatctcaaaaacgacagaatgatctctgtttgtttccaaggcaaaccattcaatatcacagtaatccaagtctacgccccaaccagtaacgctgaagaagctgaagttgaacagttctatgaagacctccaagaccttttagaactaacacccaaaaaagatgtccttttcattataggagactggaatgcaaaagtaggaagtcaagaaacacctggagtaacaggcaaatttggccttggaatatggaatgaagcagggcaaagactaataaagttttgtcaagaaaatgcactggtcataacaaacaccctcttccaacaacacaagagaagactctagacatggacatcaccagatggtcaacaccaaaatcagattgattatattctttgcaggcaaagatggagaagctctatacagtcagcaaaaacaagaccaggagctgactgtggctcagaccataaattccttattgccaaattcagacgtaaattgaagaaagtagggaaaaccactagaccattcaggtatgacctaaatcaaatcccttatgattatacagtggaagtgagaaatagatttaagggcctagatctgatcgatagagtgcctgatgaactatggaatgaggttcatgacattgtacaggagacagggatcaagactatccccatggaaaagaaatgaaaaaaagcaaaatggctgtctggggaggccttacaaatagctgtgaaaagaagagaagcgaaaagaaaaggagaaaaggaaagatataaacatctgaatgcagagttccaaagaatagaaagaagggataagaaagccttcctcagagatcaatgcaaagaaatagaggaaaacaacagaatgggaaagactagcgatctcttcaagaaaatgagagataccaaaggaacatttcatgcaaagatgagctcgataaaggacagaaatggtatggacctaagagaagcagaagatattaagaagagatggcaagaatacacagaagaactgtacaaaaagagatcttcacgacccagataatcacgatggtgtgatcactgacctagagccagacatcctggaatgtgaagtcaagtgggccctaggaagcatcactacgaacaaagcgagtggaagtgatggaattccagttgacctatttcaaatcctgaaagatgatgctgtgaaagtgctgcactcaatatgccagcaaatttggaaaactcagcagtggccacaggactggaaaaggtcagttttcattccaatcccaaagaaaggcaatgccaaagaatgctcaaactaccgcacaactgcactcatgtcacacgctagtaaagtcatgctcaaattctccaagccaggcttcagcaatacgtgaaccttgaacttcctaatgttcaagctggttttagaaaaggtagaggtaccagagatcaaattgccaacatccgctggatcatggaaaaagcaagagtgtcccagaaaaacatctatttctgctttattgactatgccaaagcctttgactgtgtggatcacaataaactgtggaaaattctgaaagagatgggaatcccagaccacctgaccttcctcttgagtaatttgtatgcaggtcaggaagcaacagttagaactggacatggaacaacagactggttccaaataggaaaaggagtacgtcaaggctgtatattgtcaccctgcttatttaacttatatgcagagtacatcatgagaaatgctggactggaagaaacacaaactggaatcaagattgccgggagaaatatcaataacctcagatatgcagatgacaccacccttatggcagaaagtgaagaggaactaaaaagcctcttgatgaaagtgaaagtggagagtgaaaaagttggcttaaagtacaacattcagaaaacgaagatcatggcatccggtcctatcacttcatgggaaatagatggggaaacagtggaaacagggtcagactttatttttctgggctccaaaatcactgcagatgatgactgcagccatgaaattaaaagacgcttactccttggaaggaaatttatgaccaacctagatagcatgttcaaaagcagagacattactttgccaacaaaggtttgtctagtcaaggctatggtttttcctgtggtcacgtatggatgtgagagttggactgtgaagaaggctgagcaccgaagaattgatgcttttgaactgtggtgttggagaagactcttgagagtcccttggactgcaaggagatccaaccagtgcattctgaaggagatcagccctgggatttctttggaaggaatgatgctaaagctgagactccagtgctttggccacctcatgcaaagagttgactcattggaaaagactctgatgctgggagggattgggggcaggaggagaaggggatgacagaggatgagatggctggatggtatcactgactcaatggacgtgagtctgagtgaactctgggagctggtgatgaacagggaggcctggcgtgctgcgattcatggggtctcaaaagagtcggacacgactgagcgactgatctgatctgatctgatctgaacacccTATCTGGGATGATAAAGCCATGTCCTTGCCAGGGGATGGCCATTTCCACACACAGACACCAGAACCCGTTTCGAGCTTGATGAGCGGCAGCCTTGCTGAACGCACAGGTCAGTGGACTCCCCTGACTTCCAGAAATGGGCAGCAGGCCTGCTCTTGCTTGCATCATTCCCTTCCCTCTGGAAGGCTAGGAAAGAAACCCACTCAACAGATCATTTCAAGCCATGTTTTCCTCTTGtcctgaaggaaaagaaaggaatacaAAAATAGGGACCACCTGCATTCATCACCCTGCATTTTCTTCCCCTATTGATGGTACTGTGACATCCAAGCTGAAACATGAGACACAACAAACGAAagcaggaaaaaacaacaactactACTAGGCAGAGAGACACCGCCCTCAGCTCTCAGGCACGACAGTTGCTTGTCAGAGTCCCTCATCCCCCCAGGGACTAGCAGACCGAAACCCTCGGAGGTTTCCTCAAAAACCCCAGCCCCTGGAAAGTCAGAGGGTCAAAATCTATGTTCTCAAGGTAACCTCGTGGGAAATAAAGACTTCCTTAGCTCAGTGCCTATGATGATACATTTCCTCCATTAAATACATATCAACAATTGGACTAAAAAATTGTTGAGAAAGCCTTCTGCCCTTGGATGAATTTTAAACGTACTTTCCAGCCTCCTGGAAATTGCTCACATCTTGGATCCTTCTGAATATATTCCcccattcattctctctctctctctctctttcacacacacacacacacacacacacacactttattaaGCTGAACACTGTCTTCTGAAGCCAAATGCCAAGTGCCCTTAGACACAGGGCCTACAATCACAGGAGAAGGGTCGCTTCAGCCATAAAGAAAAGCAAGCTGTGCGTAACCCTTTATTTCAGGAGGAATGCTGACCAAATGAGGCCTGTCACCGAGGCTTTTCTTTCCCACAAGGCGCCGCCTTCGTGGTGACTCACCTCCGTCTCAGGCCAGGTCTCCCCCCCACTCCTCGAGGTGTGGTCCTCCGGCAGCGCTTCCACGGCCTTCTCGGCACAGCGCGGAGTCTCCACGGCCCAGCCCGCAGCCCCGGCCTTCTCCGCACAGTGCGGAGTCTCGGGCTGACTGCACGCAGGCCTCGTGCTCACTGTCCCGGGCTCCCCGCGTTAGAACAGGGAGGATCGTAAACGTGCCTGGACTCGAGGGTCACTGCAAAGAAAACACCCGCACCTGATGGGCTGACGCTGTAAGGATCACCTGGGGATCTGGTTCAACTGTCTGAAGCCCGGACGCTATTCTGGGGCAGGTGGTCTTTGGGTTTTCTGTGAAGATACAGCCTCGTAAACTCTACTGTGTCCGTGAACCATGCGGGTGGGAGGGGCAGAAGACCTTGTTAAAGATGCAGAtgctgattcagcaggtctgggggaGCCTAAACCCTCCCTGGGTTTCTAAGAAGCCTCTGTGGTAAGGGCACTATTGGTCCATAGAAATACActtattttttagctttttattttgtattgggatatagctgattatcaatattgtgatagtttcacgtgaacagagaagggactcagccatgcatatacatgtatcccttctcctCCAAACTGCTCGCCCTCCAGGCTGCTGCATAACACTGAGCAGCATTCCCTGCAGTCTGAAGACAGAGGGTTTAAGCAGTGAAGGCAGACTGGTAAAGCCTACGACCCTCAGTCAGAAGACAAGGTAGAAACCACACGTGTAGACCTCTGTTGCTCCTGGCGGGCTTCTGGCTGTGCTTACTGTCTAAGGAGCTCTACAAAGAGCAGCTGGCACCACATCTATAAACTCAGTACCTGGCAAAGCATGTAACACATTATAAGGATAGTTTAAACAATGTTGGTTGAAGATATTTATTCCAAGAATAAAAGCAGTAACttgctaaagaaaaaaagacactcAGCTATCCAGGTATCTAGAAACCAAAAAGAATGGGGAAAACAGCTGTAAAtccaaaaatggaaaacaagaaagaattaaaacaaaaatttaacaaGATAACCAGGCTCTAACAGAATCCAAGACCACAAGGAGACCCCAAAAGCATGTGGAATCAAGGAGATCCTATGCACAAGCTCCTTTCCTTCGGTTTCATTTTCTTGGCATTCTATCTTGGGAAAATGCTTGCTACAGAAAACTGCTTGCTTTTGCTGATCAATAGATCAAGGAACAGTCAAAGGAGATAAGGAACATCTAGCAAGGGAGTGCACTGGCATTAATGAATGCAGACAGGCCAATGCGAACACTGTGCTCAATTACCATTTCTGTGGACCGAGCAATTTCTGAAAAGTATTTTCAAGCCATAGAACATGTAAGGAGCATCTATCTGGCTCCATTTATGGAAATACTCTGACGCCACTGCCTCCTGATTTTCACCTGGCCCACTCAAACTCAATCCTCTTCCTTTTACTGTTCCAATTTTAATACCCTCCCTACTGCCCTGCTTGGCCTGTGTGCCTGCTGCAAGCTAAATCGCTTCggcgtgtcggactctttgcgaccccatggactgtagcctgccaggctcctctgttcatgggattctccaggcaagaatactggaatgggttgccatgccctcctccaggggatcttcccaacccagggatcaaacccgggtctcctgcattgcaggtggattcttaaccacctgagccacctgAAGCCCTTAGAAATTAAAGTCAAGCTCTTTGCCAGTGTTCTTCTATGTTCAGAAAAATAAGGGCAAGCCCCAAAGCTTGGCCATAAGTCTGTTTATAATAGATACTCTACATCAGTCTACTTTGTTAAGCACCAAACTTTCTCTGTCTTATCTCTTGGAAATTCGCAATACTCTTAAGCCATTTTGCCAAAACAATGACTAATAGCATATTTATTCAAGTACAGTTCACTCTTTTGCAATATAGAGACACAAACCCTGCACACAGAGAGCTGTGGGGAAGGTCACATGAGACCAAGCACATTCGCAGAGGATGCAGTTTAGATGAAAGTCCCATGTGCAAGGCTGTTCCCCACATTACACAGTCACAGAGGAGGGAAGATCTTTGACAGAATGCCAGCTGGGAGATAATTTGCCAAGCAAAACATTGCAGATCCACTGCCAGTATCTCCAGATAATTCTTCTTGGGAAGAGAATCTCTTCCTGTGATGAACGGATATTTTGACGTGATGATTAATCACAATTATATTGGGGGGCTGCCTGCATGTTTCCTCCCACAGAACCCTACAAGAGCCCCCCAGTGCCACAGACTACAAAAGGGGGCACCCAGATTTGTTTTAATTGACAACCGACCAGGAAATTGAGCCAAATCTCCAGAGGAGACATCTGTCATTACAGTTCCTCCTGAAAAGAAATGGGGCTTCTGCTTGCCCGTTAGTGCTGAGTAAAGGTCAGAGCTCTTCCTCAAGtcttttgtttgaaaatattgATCTTTATTTGCATcaccactcattcattcaccgaGCCCTTCACAATGCTTCAGTGGATCTTTTAAAACTTAACTTCCTAACAGTAAGTTATTCTGAAAGGAGACTTTACTAAGTTCATTGATCCTTTTGCCAAGCTCACAACTCCTGAATCTGGACAAATTAAACATGGTAAAGATTTCCTATGCCAGTTGAGGGACATTCTCTAGAAATCCAGAAAGCTTTTCTTCAGCTCCAAGACcaagaaatgagagaaaggaagaaaggacaggggtgagggagggagggagagagggttgGTAAGAGAGAGGGAATAAATCATGTAAGATCCATATTTCCAAAACTGAAGGGACCAAACAATTCAGCTAATGTATATTAATCTTTATTCTATAACAGAGacataaataattttatgaattCATATGACCTGTACAAAAGACAAAATAAGATATTGTACTAAGTTCAGATATGGAATATTTGGATTTACTATTAGCTGAACAGATAAATCTAAACAATTTTAGGAGTTAAGGCAAAACCAGATGCTACTTCAAACACAACAGAAGGTTTGAAAAATAGGTATAATTAAAAACGAGGGCATCCCATCTCCAGTTAATAAAGTAGTCatgtctaaggaaaaaaaaatcccttaggTTTTTAATAAAGTGGCTATTATCAATCATGTTAATTAAAATGAGCAATAAAGTATAAGATTTCCGTGGAGGAGAGCTGTTTTGCGCAGGTTTGAggattgagcactgaagaattcagaTATGCAACTTTTTCTGTGTTAGATTTATGATCTATTCTTCctattagaaaatataatttggaaaatatgattctttcacatatataattaaaatacaactatgaagcattctttttttaaggGAAGTCGTGTGGGTGATCTCATAGAGTAAATTTGCGGGCAAGCCATTACCCTATTTGTTGAGAAGACACAAAGTCAGAAATTACCTTAAGAGAACTGAACAAACTAATCCCAAAGGAATAAAAACAAGTGTAACCGGTATATGGACACAGCACACAATTCTTTGGCAGGATCACACGAATCGTTGATTGAAGTCAGAACTTTACATATAGAGTTCTCTAATTCTCAGACCCGGTTGTCGGTCtttgaaaactaaataaataaaatgccacaTCTGCAACAAATTCAGTGATTCCAGGAAATTAAATTCAGAATAAACCTTGCAGACAGCTTTGAATTGTTACACTTAAGCATAGATGGGTATCAACTGTTTTGAGTCCCAATCCGAGTACACTGAAACGCACACAAAAATAATCTGTGGAGTTTGGTACTGGTTCAGACAGGCCTAGCATCCTTACAGAGAATACATACATATTCGCCCACAAGAAACCAGTGAAGACATCAATCCGGTGAAGCGGAAGTGATCCTCAGGAAGTCAGGGGCGGGCCGCCCCTCCCCGGACGAGCATCACGGAGACCTCAGATCCTATAGGGGGAACACCAGGAAGCCAGAGAACGTGGAGTACTGCCAGCCTCCGACCAAGTTACCTTTCTCCAGTTTTAGGTAAACCTTATCCTCCTTATCCAGGTAGAGCAGGACCCCATTCGTGGCGGCCTCGCGTGTCACGTCTTTATCCCCAGCGAAGGCAGATATGACTGGTTTTCCGTTTAACATCAGGTTAACctataagaaacaaaacaaaacaagacaccgaagagctctctctctctaaagtcaaatgaatgaatcaaacagaaacagattcacgaTTATAGAGAACCAACTAGGGTTACCagtgaggggagggaaggggaagggaagacAGGAGGAGGGGATTAGAAAGTAACACTGACCACGTAGCAAATGAATAGGCTCCAAGGATATatgtgtacagcacagggagacacagccattattttataatcgctttaaatggagtgtaatctacaaaaatattgaattgctatgttgttcacctgaaactaacaatattGCGAATCAACTATTCtgcaatagaaagaaagaaacaaggaaaagaagggaggggggagtgggagggaaggaaggaagaaagaaagcatcTTTCTACAAAACATCTACAAGGGtcaagggtgggggggggggtgggaataATGTCTAAGATGATCAACCTGGTAAAGTATCTGATGTCCAGTAAATATATCCCTTTCCTTTCAAATTAGCTAACTCGGGTGGCTAGGCTTAGTATGATCTTACTGAGCTGAtctttttaacttgaaaaaaaattaatttctcccACAAAAATTTCCTTAAATACTCACAGAAGATCACCATCCATGGAGAAAAATTCAGCCATGTGAAACCCAACTCCCCTTCAGGACATAAGTTAGGCCTactactttatttctctctcatattCAACAGCAAGTTTTCAGTTAGGACACATGCCTGTGGCTTTCCAATACATTAGTAAAAATAACCCCATGCCCTTTGCTCAGAGAAACTCAGGGACCGCAAGCCTCTACTAATATCTCTGCAGGTTTACTGTACAGCTGAGACATGCATATGCTAAATAAACATCAGCTGAAATTGTAGAATATGACTGTCCACTGTGATTTCTTCTAGTGTTTTCCCTGataagaaatgtgcattaaaaataataatcactaCTACCACTAAATGTTTTAATGATGGATGATTAGCAACAAATTTATTACCTTCCCTGCATAGTAAAATTTTGATTATACTGTGTCAAATATTACCTAAGTTTCTAAATATTGGCGTTTGGGAAAAGCTTTTCCATGGGAGTAAATTTGTTTACTAgatattcattccttttatgtCAAAAATTAATACTGAATAAGTATGAGGCTGATCAATTTATCCATTCACTAAGATATGTAAAAGTGATAGATGTGTAATCTAACATTCACCTGGACACaatgtgactcagtggtaaagaatctgcctgcaatgcaggagacttgggttccatccctgggtcgggaagatcccctggagaaggaaatggcaaccactccagtagtcttgcctggagaatcccatggacagaggagcctggtggactaaagtccatggggtcacaagagttcatacataacttagcaactaaaccaccaccaccaatatacAATACATACAATGAACAGATGATTTAAAAAGTATCCTAGAATTCCATAGACATGTACTGGTATTACTGAGTGTCCGCATATTTGAATATTATAGGAATTAGCTCCATCATTGTCCTTGAGTGTGAGTTCAAGCCTGTTCCTTAGAAAGCACAGCACAAAATATATTAACGGTGGAACTGCAATTGGTAAGAATTCACTAATTTCAGAGTAACTAAGGATAAACTACTTAGAAGATAAGCGTAGCATATCCTTTCTTTAAAAGTATATTGAATAATTGTTCCTTCAGCAATTTATTCTTGGTCTTAGTTGCTAACTGcaattcataatttttaacaatgacaggaaatttgttttatttatttagtaggTACTTGTAAAACTCTGATAGTCttactattttttgttgttgttgttgttgttaaaaattTGGGTAATTTTTGCACATGCATTAAAAGCAGCCAAGGTCTTATAAAGAGATTTGTGCCACTGAATTTttactatttccttccttccttcctattttctttcttaacaAAAAAGTAGCTTTAAAAACTATGCTTTTTAAGTGACTGGTTGTTATTAAGGTAATAAGTTTAATTGTGTATTTTTCTATATGCTTGTCACATATTTTTCTATATGCTTCTATGCTTCATAGAAAGCGTTATTGGaaattacatgttttaaaaataaactactaTGAAGATGGCTATTTTTACAATGAAAACACATAAATACTTAAATACATAGCCCACTATAGATAAACACTGTCATTTCAGGGTAGAGAGAGAACAGGTCAAAAGACATACCTGTATTGTTTGGCTCTGGTATACTTTAATTACGTGAAAACTGAAACTGTAAATTCCTTTTCTGGGTGCTACAAAGACAGACTCCAGGGTGAAAAAATTACCCACGTTTACTAGAATctacaaataaaaagaataaacacagTCAACTATTACAATACTCTCTGTAAGTAAAATCAAGTGTTCTTCCggtttcttttccttcctattttctttcttaacaaagaaaactagatttaaaaaaccacagaaaataaaacatggagTTCTATTCCCTTTTTCTTTAGTGACTTGAAAAACGGATTTGTATGTTGGAAGGTTCTTCATCTTTTTAATGTTAGacgaaaaaaataaagtcagagctTTGTACTCATGCCTCGATTTCCAGCAAGGCCAGCTGGCTCTGAACATGTGGGGCTTATAAACACTGGCTCTACCTTCAGAGTCAGAAAAAGGCATCAGCCCCACGTCTACACACCCACCCTCTGGAGCCTTGCATGCCCAGAGGTGGCGTTCCGGGCCAGCCAATTGCGTCCGCGGCTCTCTGCAGGCCCTCCTGGACAGAGGTACGGATGCTCCCTCCACTGGGCAGCGTGATCCATGACACCGAACAGTTGGTGCCGGAGTAAGGCGAACGCCTGGCCCTCCTCTGAGCCCCCGCCAAGCCTCAGCTCTGATCACAGCCATGCGTTCCCTTCCTATGCCACCCAGGTCTTAACTATAAATATTTTGGCCATGACTCAGCCTTTGCAGGCTGCCAGGGAGTAGAGACTGTGAAACAGGTGGCATTCTCTGTTCCCCCCAGTGTTAGTCAGTGTCCGTCCCCTGATCAGTTGCCTGCCGTTTGTTTATACGTTCAAGGgacaaaaaggaagagaaataagtgCTGGTTCCCAAAAAAACAACAGTGCATTCTGTATTCCTAGATGTTCAGCTTAGTTCTGCTGATTATGAAATTAGCTCTGCATTTCAATAGATGACCTCTTAAACTAAATGCCACACGTgacagagagagagtgtgtgtgtgtgcatattggGGATGGGGGTAGCAGGCAGGATATAACTAAGGTTTCTTCCATTTCTCTCCAAGAAATAAATCTAGAAGTGGCATTCAGAAAAATCAGATGTCCTTACAAAAGTACATTTCCCCCATATCAATGGCAATCTGCTACTATTTCTTTTAAACACTACATTCAGGCTAATATTCAGCCCTTTGCATAATTCCCTAGACATACTATTACCTGTGAGCAACGCATCAGAATATAGTCCCG
Proteins encoded in this window:
- the CBLN4 gene encoding cerebellin-4 — translated: MGPGRRAPGALPALLLALALPGLRVWAQNDTEPIVLEGKCLVVCDSNPATDSKGSSSSPLGISVRAANSKVAFSAVRSTNHEPSEMSNKTRIIYFDQILVNVGNFFTLESVFVAPRKGIYSFSFHVIKVYQSQTIQVNLMLNGKPVISAFAGDKDVTREAATNGVLLYLDKEDKVYLKLEKGNLVGGWQYSTFSGFLVFPL